From Laspinema palackyanum D2c, the proteins below share one genomic window:
- the cobT gene encoding nicotinate mononucleotide-dependent phosphoribosyltransferase CobT, whose protein sequence is MIRIYTQLEQGQQWLDRYRGQQPHLACILGFTETGLIPGISAAGATPHDRQYTAIADAEFLYSGPRPHPQYPLPPLQAGASPVLISRAVLEAQNIPLTVFNAGLPHPPAVPAVDLGGTPAICLSTGKALELSTVQRLFAAGLHWGQKLAQAHPEGYLIVAECVVGGTTTALSVLMDLGIDANGKVNSSHPLCNHQQKLALVQAGLAEAHRHRTELKPVSGGITGYNLDPLMAIAAVGDPMQAVAAGMAIAASRVCGVLLAGGTQMLAVYALIRAVASYHALPWNSDRIVVGTTRWVAEDPTGDTVGLATAVGPVPLLATQLSFADSRYPQLCAYERGFVKEGVGAGGCAIAAHLYQNWNQSQLLQAIEALTLRYARLSL, encoded by the coding sequence CTCGATCGCTATCGCGGACAGCAACCCCACTTGGCCTGCATTCTCGGCTTTACTGAAACGGGTTTAATTCCCGGGATTTCCGCTGCCGGTGCAACCCCACACGATCGCCAATACACGGCGATCGCTGATGCAGAATTTCTCTACTCCGGTCCCCGTCCCCATCCCCAATATCCCCTCCCCCCTCTCCAAGCAGGAGCCTCGCCGGTCCTGATTTCTCGCGCTGTCCTAGAAGCCCAAAACATTCCCCTGACGGTCTTTAATGCGGGTTTACCCCACCCCCCAGCGGTCCCAGCGGTGGACCTGGGGGGAACTCCCGCAATCTGTCTGAGTACCGGCAAGGCGTTGGAACTCTCAACGGTGCAACGGTTATTTGCAGCGGGACTCCATTGGGGCCAGAAACTCGCCCAGGCGCATCCAGAGGGGTATTTGATTGTTGCCGAATGTGTCGTTGGCGGCACCACCACGGCCCTCTCGGTGTTGATGGATTTAGGAATTGATGCCAACGGGAAGGTGAATAGTTCTCATCCCCTGTGCAATCATCAGCAAAAGTTGGCCTTGGTACAGGCGGGTTTGGCAGAAGCGCATCGGCATCGCACCGAGTTGAAGCCGGTTTCTGGGGGAATCACGGGCTATAATTTAGACCCTTTGATGGCGATCGCAGCGGTGGGAGACCCGATGCAAGCAGTAGCCGCAGGCATGGCGATCGCCGCCAGTCGTGTCTGTGGTGTCCTGTTGGCCGGTGGGACGCAAATGCTGGCGGTCTATGCTTTAATTCGGGCAGTGGCTTCTTATCATGCCCTCCCCTGGAATAGCGATCGCATCGTGGTCGGAACCACCCGCTGGGTTGCTGAAGACCCGACTGGAGACACCGTGGGACTGGCTACAGCCGTCGGTCCTGTCCCTTTATTGGCAACTCAACTCAGTTTTGCCGATTCTCGTTATCCTCAACTTTGTGCCTATGAGCGCGGATTCGTCAAGGAAGGAGTCGGTGCCGGAGGTTGCGCGATCGCTGCACATCTTTACCAAAACTGGAATCAATCTCAACTCTTACAAGCCATTGAAGCGCTCACCCTGCGGTATGCTCGCCTGAGTCTTTAA